Proteins encoded in a region of the Penaeus vannamei isolate JL-2024 chromosome 30, ASM4276789v1, whole genome shotgun sequence genome:
- the LOC138867535 gene encoding uncharacterized protein produces the protein MPTPTPNETTQLPTTIRCVVSCFHHRRQPLPPPPSAASTTAVSPFHHRRQPLPPPPAAASTTAVSRFHHRRQPLPPPPSAASTTAVSRFHHRRQPLPPPPSAASTTAVSRFHHRRQPLPPPPSAPSTTAVSRFHHRRQPLPPPPSASSTNLAIHFHHRCQPLPPPPSASSTNLAIRFHHRRQPLPPPPSAPSTTAVSPFHHRRQPLPPPPSAPSTTAVSPFHHRRQPLPPPPSAASTTAVSRFHHRRQPLPPPPSAASTTAISRFHHRRQPIPPPPSAASTTAVSRFHHRRQPLPPTSPSTSTTAVSRFHHLRQPLPPTSPSASTTAVSPFHHRRQPLPPPPSAPSTTAVSLFHQPCHPLPPPPSAPSTTAVSPFHHRRQPLPPTSPSTSTTAVSRFHQPHHPLPPPPSAASTTSVSRFYHRRQPLPPTSPSVSTSVAGVKGSLGTRASAFEPHRERPNPLEDHSTFEAQQRRSDGRQEAEGAGARRPPGVDCFEAQADAAPASRASSLDALALDLDMLALERCEVEGVEPPAGGFTYCDLEQRTAERRARRAAERQQEQAKQKEEQEEAVAPEGVARAVGAGGEPRAPEPPSEGPKRRKSSQRQRRALRRRTESRRLDQLAGQLVALGLEQAKGGSVPLEQRRAELRALRAAERQQEQRRRRRRRAVRRS, from the exons ATGCCAACACCGACACCGAACGAAACCACCCAACTGCCAACAACAATAAGGTGTGTTGTCAGTTGCTTCCACCACCGCCGTCAGCCGCTTCCACCACCGCCGTCAGCCGCTTCCACCACCGCCGTCAGCCCCTTCCACCACCGCCGTCAGCCCCTTCCACCACCGCCGGCCGCCGCTTCCACCACCGCCGTCAGCCGCTTCCACCACCGCCGTCAGCCGCTTCCACCACCGCCGTCAGCCGCTTCCACCACCGCCGTCAGCCGCTTCCACCACCGCCGTCAGCCGCTTCCACCACCGCCGTCAGCCGCTTCCACCACCGCCGTCAGCCGCTTCCACCACCGCCGTCAGCCGCTTCCACCACCGCCGTCAGCCCCTTCCACCACCGCCGTCAGCCGCTTCCACCACCGCCGTCAGCCGCTTCCACCACCGCCGTCAGCCTCTTCCACCAACCTCGCCATCCACTTCCACCACCGCTGTCAGCCGCTTCCACCACCTCCGTCAGCCTCTTCCACCAACCTCGCCATCCGCTTCCACCACCGCCGTCAGCCCCTTCCACCACCGCCGTCAGCCCCTTCCACCACCGCCGTCAGCCCCTTCCACCACCGCCGTCAGCCCCTTCCACCACCGCCGTCAGCCCCTTCCACCACCGCCGTCAGCCCCTTCCACCACCGCCGTCAGCCGCTTCCACCACCGCCGTCAGCCGCTTCCACCACCGCCGTCAGCCGCTTCCACCACCGCCGTCAGCCGCTTCCACCACCGCCGTCAGCCGCTTCCACCACCGCCATCAGCCGCTTCCACCACCGCCGTCAGCCAATTCCACCACCGCCGTCAGCCGCTTCCACCACCGCCGTCAGCCGCTTCCACCACCGCCGTCAGCCTCTTCCACCAACCTCGCCATCCACTTCCACCACCGCTGTCAGCCGCTTCCACCACCTCCGTCAGCCTCTTCCACCAACCTCGCCATCCGCTTCCACCACCGCCGTCAGCCCCTTCCACCACCGCCGTCAGCCCCTTCCACCACCGCCGTCAGCCCCTTCCACCACCGCCGTCAGCCTCTTCCACCAACCTTGCCATCCACTTCCACCACCGCCGTCAGCCCCTTCCACCACCGCCGTCAGCCCCTTCCACCACCGCCGTCAGCCTCTTCCACCAACCTCGCCATCCACTTCCACCACCGCCGTCAGCCGCTTCCACCAACCTCACCATCCGCTTCCACCACCGCCGTCAGCCGCTTCCACCACCTCCGTCAGCCGCTTCTACCACCGCCGTCAGCCTCTTCCACCAACCTCGCCATCCGTTTCCACCTCCGTggcgggggtgaaggg GAGCCTAGGGACCCGAGCCTCCGCCTTCGAGCCCCATCGAGAGCGACCCAACCCTCTCGAGGATCACTCGACCTTCGAGGCCCAGCAGAGACGCAGCGACG GCCGCCAGGAGGCGGAGGGAGCAGGCGCCCGTCGCCCTCCCGGCGTGGACTGCTTCGAGGCCCAGGCGGACGCGGCGCCCGCCTCGAGGGCGTCCTCCCTCGACGCGCTCGCGCTCGACCTGGACATGCTCGCCCTCGAGCGGTGCGAGGTGGAGGGCGTGGAGCCGCCCGCGGGAGGCTTCACCTACTGCGACCTGGAGCAGCGCACGGCAGAGCGCAGGGCGCGGCGGGCAGCAGAGCGCCAGCAGGAGCAGGCCaagcagaaggaggagcaggaggaggccgTCGCCCCCGAGGGCGTGGCGAGGGCGGTGGGCGCGGGGGGCGAGCCCCGCGCCCCGGAGCCCCCCTCCGAGGGgcccaagaggaggaagagcagccaGCGTCAGCGCCGGGCTCTGCGCCGCCGCACGGAGTCGCGGCGCCTGGACCAGCTGGCGGGGCAGCTGGTGGCGCTGGGCCTGGAGCAGGCGAAAGGGGGTTCCGTCCCCCTCGAGCAGCGCAGGGCGGAGCTGAGGGCGCTCCGGGCGGCAGAGCGCCAgcaggagcagaggaggaggcggcggcggagggccgTCCGCAGGAGCTGA